cctctctgtcccacgCCAAGCTGTCCTgtcgtctccctctcccttcacaCCATACCCACCACCATCGTCGTCATTAAACAACCAACCCTATGTTGTCTGAAGGTGGTAGGTCAGGTCACTTGGTAAAGGCGGCCACCACGGCCCACAACAACTCATTGGCGTTAGTCTTCGTGCTCTCCCCCTCCGGCTCCAGGTCCAGGAGCTGCCGTACTCTCTTCATGGCCAGGTCATACTGGTCGTCCAGCAGAGGGGCAAAGGCATTCTCCAGGACATCAGACGAGTGGGCCAGGAAGATGAGGGCGAGCAGCCGCTTGTCCATGCGGTGCGGGTCGTTGACCCATTTCTCCAACACGGCCTCCTGAACCCTCTTGATGAGGCGTtgtttgatgttgttgttggtgaGTGGGTGAGTGGTCATGTCGAAGAGCAGGAAGTTCTGTTTCTCCGTGGTCAGCACGCCCTTTTCCACCAGGTTCTTGGCTAGGCGCTCCCTCACGTTCCTCAGCTGGTAGTGCAGCTTTAGAGGGTTCCACGTCTCacctacagggaggagagaacagaggtgtTAAGACCAccaggggaggagagaacagaggtgtTAAGACCAccaggggaggagagaacagaggtgtTAAGACCACCAGGGCAGGAGAGAACAGAGGTGTTAAGACCACCAGGGCAGGAGAGAACAGAGGTGTTAAGACCACCAGGGCAGGAGAGAACAGAGGTGTTAAGACCACCaggggagaagagaacagaggtGTTAAGACCACCAGGGCAGGAGAGAACAGAGGTGTTAAGACCACCAGGGCAGGAGAGAACAGAGGTGTTAAGaccaccaggagaggagagaacagaggtgtTAAGACCACCAGGGGAGAAGATAACAGAGGTGTTAAGACCACCAGGGCAGGAGAGAACAGAGGTGTTAAGACCACCAGGGCAGGAGAGAACAGAGGTGTTAAGACCAccaggggaggagagaacagaggtgtTAAGACCAccaggggaggagagaacagagaagaccaccaggagaggagagaacagaggtgtTAAGACCAccaggggaggagagaacagaggtgtAAGACCAcaagggaggagagaacagaggtgtTAAGACCAccaggggaggagagaacagaggtgtTAAGACCAccaggggaggagagaacagaggtgtTAAGACCAccaggggaggagagaacagaggtgtTAAGACCAccaggggaggagagaacagaggtgtTAAGACCAccaggggaggagagaacagaggtgtTAAGACCTATGGTGGAATGGGGACAggcatttgtttcattagtccattgcggatacaagcaaaacattttgggactgtcagCAATCAGGTGGTAAGGTGGTGGTAAGACCTACAGGGGGGAGGAGAGTGGTGGTAAGACctacagggggagagaagagtggTGGTAAGGCctacagggggagagaagagtggTGTTAAGGCctacagggggagagaagagtggTGTTAAGGCctacagggggagagaagagtggTGGTAAGACctacagggggagagaagagagatgttaAGCTTGATGCAGAGTTCAAACCGCAAAGCAGCGTTGTCGATGTAACACATGTCCACAACTCGATAACAGTCAAATAAaaaggcctgagagagagagagagagagagagagagagagagagagagagagagagagagagaacaagtacTTATTCCATTGTATTGCCTTTTGGTTTGTTGTATCTCATTAgttgtgttatttttttattgtaaaaaGTCTTGCCATTTTAAACACTTCAAATCAAGTTTGGGCTGGAAAGACTAAGAGGCAAGTGTGCAAAACAAGTGAAAAATACATTtctaatcaaatcaatcaaacgGAGAACTTGACGTTCAAGGGCAGCTTGGCTCAGATGATGGTTACAACAGTAGCAAGGCCGCACAATGTGGGCTTCGAATGTTTGCTATGACTACGAGTCAGGTCGTTTTCAGAGGAATTCTAAAACAACAGAAATACAGCCAAAACATCAGATGTACAAGTTGTGCAATCAAAACAACAACCAAAAAAATGTGGCCATAAACATTAGTTTAAATCcataaaagaaaaagaaaataagaaaacGGAATATAGCCTACTATCACAACTAGGCTTATACCAATCCAGAGGTGTGGAAATCCTGGACTCAGGCGTGGGTATGGACTCTGCCACACGGTTAAGTGACTACATCATTGCACTACGTTTTTGTCAAACAGTAGACCTGGCCTGGTAACATAAAACATGACGTTTCAGATGTCAAATCCCTTGTTGGCTGAGCTGATTTCCTCCTGTGTTTTTCAACAACCTAGACACTTTGAACCTCTGGTTTGGTGGTTGGCCTGGCTGAGACTCCACCTAACCTTGTCCAGAAGCATTTATATGCCCTTTTGGATCTCAGAGATGCCAGCCAATagagtaccacttcctcctgagGTCTCAGGCAACAAAGCCTGTCCGTCTGAGTGAATGACTTAAATCAATACGATGGAAAAGATGCTCTGTCCCACGTCATCTTTACAGTAGGCGTACATGGGAGTATGATCGGTGGCACGATAAGAGTATAAAATAACTATCTTCAAAGTAATGACTCGGGATGTCGGTTGTGAGATGAAAGCTTCTTTTAGTAATAATACCTGCTCACATTACATTTCACCACTTTAGATTctataaaacaataaaataaagtTGATAGCAAAAGCCAGGATAATCGCTTGTCACTTGTACATAAAAAAAACGAGAACGTGGCAGTTAACTTCCGGTCGCAAGGCATTCTGGTACTTGGAGTCAACAGCGTAATTCAATACTAACCAATAAAACAGAAATATGTACATAGTTCTTAATCTCCTTAACATGAAATCTAATAAAATTACTCTTGTACATATGTAAATAACTAGAAAATATATTTAGATACAGCTCAATGAATAACTCTGTAACTCATTAAAGTTACAACAAAGAGAAGATATAAATAATGATAATTTTTTGGGTCTGAGACCACTCTGTTAACAGTAAACCTCTGGTGGCTGAGACCACTCTGTTAGTAGTGAACCTCTGGTGGCTGAGACCACTCTGTTAGTAGTGAACCTCTGGTGGCTGAGACCACTCTGTTAGCAGTAAACCTCTGGTGGCTGAGACCACTCTGTTAGTAGTGAACCTCTGGTGGCTGAGACCACTCTGTTAGCAGTGAACCTCTGGTGGCTGAGACCACTCTGTTAACAGTAAACCTCTGGTGGCTGAGACCACTCTGTTAGTAGTGAACCTCTGGTGGCTGAGACCACTCTGTTAGCAGTGAACCTCTGGTGGCTGAGACCACTCTGTTAGCAGTAAACCTCTGGTGGCTGAGACCACTCTGTTAGTAGTGAACCTCTGGTGGCTGAGACCACTCTGTTAGCAGTAAACCTCTGGTGGCTGAGACCACTCTGTTAACAGTAAACCTCTGGTGGCTGAGACCACTCTGTTAACAGTGAACCTCTGGTGGCTGAGACCACTCTGTTAACAGTGAACCTCTGGTGGCTGAGACCACTCTGTTAGCAGTAAACCTCTGGTGGCTGAGACCACTCTGTTAGCAGTAAACCTCTGGTGGCTGAGACCACTCTGTTAGCAGTGAAACCTCTGGTGGCTGAGACCACTCTGTTAACAGTGAACCTCTGGTGGCTGAGACCACTCTGTTAACAGTAAACCTCTGGTGGCTGAGACCACTCTGTTAGCAGTAAACCTCTGGTGGCTGAGACCACTCTGTTAACAGTGAACCTCTGGTGGCTGAGACCACTCTGTTAACAGTAAACCTCTGGTGGCTGAGACCACTCTGTTAACAGTAAACCTCTGGTGGCTGAGACCACTCTGTTAGTAGTGAACCTCTGGTGGCTGAGACCACTCTGTTAGCAGTAAACCTCTGGTGGCTGAGACCACTCTGTTAGTAGTGAACCTCTGGTGGCTGAGACCACTCTGTTAACAGTAAACCTCTGGTGGCTGAGACCACTCTGTTAGCAGTAAACCTCTGGTGGCTGAGACCACTCTGTTATTAACAGTAAACCTCTGGTGGCTGAGACCACTCTGTTAGTAGTGAACCTCTGGTGGCTGAGACCACTCTGTTAGTAACAGTAGACCTCTGGTGGCTGAGACCACTCTGTTAGTAGTGAACCTCTGGTGGCTGAGACCACTCTGTTAACAGTAAACCTCTGGTGGCTGAGACCACTCTGTTAGTAGTGAACCTCTGGTAGCTGAGACCACTCTGTTAGTAGTGAACCTCTGGTGGCTGAGACCACTCTGTTAACAGTGAACCTCTGGTGGCTGAGACCACTCTGTTAGCAGTGAACCTCTGGTGGCTGAGACCACTCTGTTAACAGTAAACCTCTGGTGGCTGAGACCACTCTGTTAACAGTGAACCTCTGGTGGCTGAGACCACTCTGTTAGTAGTGAACCTCTGGTGGCTGAGACCACTCTGTTAACAGTGAACCTCTGGTGGCTGAGACCACTCTGTTAGTAGTGAACCTCTGGTGGCTGAGACCACTCTGTTAGTAGTGAACCTCTGGTGGCTGAGACCACTCTGTTAACAGTAAACCTCTGGTGGCTGAGACCACTCTGTTAGCAGTAAACCTCTGGTGGCTGAGCCCACTCTGTTAGCAGTAAACCTCTGGTGGCTGAGCCCACTCTGTTATTAACAGTAAACCTCTGGTGGCTGAGACCACTCTGTTTGTAGTGAACCTCTGGTGGCTGAGACCACTCTGTTAGTAGTGAACCTCTGGTGGCTGAGACCACTCTGTTATTAACAGTAGACCTCTGGTGGCTGAGACCACTCTGTTAGTAACAGTAAACCTCTGGTGGCTGAGACCACTCTGTTAGCAGTGAACCTCTGGTGGCTGAGACCACTCTGTTAGCAGTGAACCTCTGGTGGCTGAGACCACTCTGTTAGTAGTGAACCTCTGGTGGCTGAGACCACTCTGTTAACAGTGAACCTCTGGTGGCTGAGACCACTCTGTTAACAGTGAACCTCTGGTGGCTGAGACCACTCTGTTAACAGTGAACCTCTGGTGGCTGAGACCACTCTGTTAACAGTGAACCTCTGGTGGCTGAGACCACTCTGTTAGTAGTGAACCTCTGGTGGCTGAGACCACTCTGTTAACAGTAAACCTCTGGTGGCTGAGCCCACTCTGTTAACAGTGAACCTCTGGTGGCTGAGACCACTCTGTTAACAGTAAACCTCTGGTGGCTGAGACCACTCTGTTAACAGTGAACCTCTGGTGGCTGAGACCACTCTGTTAGTAGTGAACCTCTGGTGGCTGAGCCCACTCTGTTAACAGTAAACCTCTGGTGGCTGAGCCCACTCTGTTAACAGTAAACCTCTGGTGGCTGAGACCACTCTGTTAGTAGTGAACCTCTGGTGGCTGAGCCCACTCTGTTAACAGTAAACCTCTGGTGGCTGAGACCACTCTGTTAACAGTAAACCTCTGGTGGCTGAGACCACTCTGTTAACAGTAAACCTCTGGTGGCTGAGACCACTCTGTTAACAGTAAACCTCTGGTGGCTGAGACCACTCTGTTAGTAGTGAACCTCTGGTGGCTGAGACCACTCTGTTAACAGTAAACCTCTGGTGGCTGAGACCACTCTGTTAGTAGTGAACCTCTGGTGGCTGAGCCCACTCTGTTAACAGTAAACCTCTGGTGGCTGAGCCCACTCTGTTAACAGTAAACCTCTGGTGGCTGAGCCCACTCTGTTAGCAGTAAACCTCTGGTGGCTGAGCCCACTCTGTTAGCAGTAAACCTCTGGTGGCTGAGCCCACTCTGTTAGCAGTAAACCTCTGGTGGCTGAGCCCACTCTGTTAACAGTAAACCTCTGGTGGCTGAGCCCACTCTGTTAACAGTAAACCTCTGGTGGCTGAGCCCACTCTGTTAACAGTAAACCTCTGGTGGCTGAGCCCACTCTGTTAACAGTAAACCTCTAACACTCACCGCTGAGCAGCTCGATCCAGCTCTGCACCGTCTCTGGGGGCTGGGTCTCCTTCACGTGTTTGAGAGCCTCGTCCAATAGCACGTCTCCTGTCGGAGCATCTGACTTACAGATCACCTGGAGACAACAGAACCACACAGTCAGAATCAGAATCCAACTAGGGTACAGGCTACATACAGTCAGAATCAGAATCCAACTAGGGTACAGGCTACATACAGTCAGAATCAGAATCCAACTAGGGTACAGGCTACATACAGTCAGAATCAGAATCCAACTAGGGTATAGGCTACATACAGTCAGAATCAGAATCCAACTAGGGTATAGGCTACATACAGTCAGAATCAGAACCCAACTAGGGTATAGGCTACATACAGTCAGAATCAGAATCCAACTAGGGTATAGGCTACATACAGTCAGAATCAGAATCCAACTAGGGTACAGGCTACATACAGTCAGATTCAGAACCCAACTAGGGTACAGGCTACAAACAGTCAGCATCAGAATCCAACTAGTGTATAGGCTACATACAGCCAGAATCCAACTAGGGTATAGGCTACATACAGTCAGAATTCAACTAGGGTACAGGCTACATACAGTCAGAATCAGAATCCAACTAGGGTACAGGCTACATACAGTCAGAATCCAACTAGGGTACAGGCTACATACAGTCAGAATCAGAACCCAACTAGGGTACAGGCTACATACAGTCAGAATCAGAATCCAACTAGGGTACAGGCTACATACAGTCAGAATCCAACTAGGGTACAGGCTACATACAGTCAGAATCAGAACCCAACTAGGGTATAGGCTACATACAGTCAGAATCAGAATCCAACTAGGGTATAGGCTACAAACAGTCAGAATCCAACTAGGGTATAGGCTACATACAGTCAGAACCCAACTAGGGTACAGGCTACATACAGTCAGAACCCAACTAGGGTATAGGCTACATACAGTCAGAATCCAACTAGGGTACAGGCTACATACAGTCAGAATCCAACTAGGGTATAGGCTACATACAGTCAGAATCAGAACCCAACTAGGGTATAGGCTACATACAGTCAGAATCAGAATCCAACTAGGGTATAGGCTACAAACAGTCAGAATCCAACTAGGGTACAGGCTACATACAGTCAGAATCAGAATCCAACTAGGGTATAGGCTACAAACAGTCAGAATCCAACTAGGGTACAGGCTACATACAGTCAGAATCCAACTAGGGTACAGGCTACATACAGTCAGAATCCAACTAGGGTATAGGCTACATACAGTCAGAATCCAACTAGGGTACAGGCTACATACAGTCAGAATCCAACTAGGGTACAGGCTACATACAGTCAGAATCAGAACCCAACTAGGGTATAGGCTACATACAGTCAGAATCCAACTAGGGTATAGGCTACATACAGTCAGAATCAGAACCCAACTAGGGTATAGGCTACATACAGTCAGAATCAGAATCCAACTAGGGTATAGGCTACAAACAGTCAGAATCCAACTAGGGTATAGGCTACAAACAGTCAGAATCCAACTAGGGTACAGGCTACATACAGTCAGAATCAGAACCCAACTAGGGTACAGGCTACATACAGTCAGAATCCAACTAGGGTACAGGCTACATACAGTCAGAATCCAACTAGGGTACAGGCTACATACAGTCAGATTCAGAACCCAACTAGGGTATAGGCTACATACAGTCAGAATCCAACTAGGGTACAGGCTACATACAGTCAGAACCCAACTAGGGTACAGGCTACATACAGTCAGAATCCAACTAGGGTACAGGCTACATACATACAGTCAGAATCAAAACCCAACTAGGGTACAGGCTACATACAGTCAGAATCAGAATCCAACTAGGGTATAGGCTACAAACAGTCAGAATCCAACTAGGGTACAGGCTACATACAGTCAGAATCCAACTAGGGTACAGGCTACATACAGTCAGAATCCAACTAGGGTATAGGCTACATACAGTCAGAATCCAACTAGGGTACAGGCTACATACAGTCAGAATCCAACTAGGGTACAGGCTACATACAGTCAGAATCAGAACCCAACTAGGGTATAGGCTACATACAGTCAGAATCCAACTAGGGTATAGGCTACATACAGTCAGAATCAGAACCCAACTAGGGTATAGGCTACATACAGTGAGAATCAGAATCCAACTAGGGTATAGGCTACAAACAGTCAGAATCCAACTAGGGTATAGGCTACAAACAGTCAGAATCCAACTAGGGTACAGGCTACATACAGTCAGATTCAGAACCCAACTAGGGTACAGGCTACATACAGTCAGAATCCAACTAGGGTACAGGCTACATACAGTCAGAATCCAACTAGGGTACAGGCTACATACAGTCAGAACCCAACTAGGGTACAGGCTACATACAGTCAGAATCCAACTAGGGTACAGGCTACATAGATACAGTCAGAATCAGAACCCAACTAGGGTACAGGCTACATACAGTCAGAATCAGAATCCAACTAGGGTATAGGCTACATACAGTCAGAATCCAACTAGGGTATAGGCTACATACAGTCAGAATCCAACTAGGGTATAGGCTACATACAGTCAGAATCAGAACACAACGATACTGCCATTCAATGGCTTCCAGATCACCTGCAGAGAACTTCATTTGTCTAAAATATTCCAttggaaatgtgtcttctgctctGCTCTCAACCTCCCAGCCCAACACAACTCACATTGGAGAGGAGCCAATGATGGGgttcagtgccttgctcaagggcacaatggtAGGAGATATAGCCTTACCTGGGGGGGTCTCTACACGGCGTAAACTGGCTTCAattggtttgggggggggggagaatctCACAGCTAGTGTTGCCTACAATTGTTCAGTGAGATCCACTATTGGCGCCTTGATTTGTTGCTAGATGACATTTTGCATTGATGTCACAGCACCAAATGTGCCTTGCTGCGGTCCCTGACCTCGCGTTTTCAACCCCCAATCCTGCCACATACACCCTCCTTGTCCTTCTATGCCCATGTGTGCGCCATTGACTTCTCATCTCACGTGGGAAAACGTCACATTTCCGCGTAGTCGTGTTGCTGTTCCGTTTGTTGCGACTTGGGCTACCTGCTAAACCTttcgtaattttttttttttttttacttttaataaccGTTTAAATAAAAAACTATGCATTTAACACATTAACCAACGTTGTCGTtccctcccccacccccacccctcgctttattttttcattcaactttttccacCCCTGACGCTTTACTACCTGGCTACCAAGAGATCAACTCAGACAACGCCCTCTATAGTACTAATACAGGAAAGTCCTTATTTCCAGCGTGTTAGTGTGACTCCATTTGTTGGCTAATACATGCTGTAACTATAATGTTTTGTATCTCCCACAACTACAGACACTGGGGCACACACAGCTACACCAAAACGCTGAACACAGAGCTGGGTCGGTACGTAGGGGTGTCCGCGGCCATGGAGGAAGCATCTAAGTCCCCGGTAGCGCAGGGAAATGTTTTGTTGCATTGGACTGTCAAGTGTTCAGCAGTGAAAACTCCTTTGAATGTGCAGGGGACTCGCGTACTATTAAGTGAATAATCTGCGATATGTTTATAGTTGTCACGGAAAAGGTCCGATGGATaccctcatttaaaaaaaaatttaaaaaaaatatatatatatatatatatatatatatataataataattactCTTCatgaagaaataaaacatttgaccAAGGCATTTTGAATTCCTTAAAAGTAGGTGTgaaagaggtgaaaaaatgattgttgtct
The window above is part of the Salmo salar chromosome ssa15, Ssal_v3.1, whole genome shotgun sequence genome. Proteins encoded here:
- the golph3a gene encoding Golgi phosphoprotein 3, producing the protein MTSSLTQRSSGLVQRRTEASRTAAADKDRGSGDEDFEPRRGEEQNEQDTGDSKETRLTLMEEVLLLGLKDREGYTSFWNDCISSGLRGCMLIELAIRGRLQLEACGMRRKSLLARKVICKSDAPTGDVLLDEALKHVKETQPPETVQSWIELLSGETWNPLKLHYQLRNVRERLAKNLVEKGVLTTEKQNFLLFDMTTHPLTNNNIKQRLIKRVQEAVLEKWVNDPHRMDKRLLALIFLAHSSDVLENAFAPLLDDQYDLAMKRVRQLLDLEPEGESTKTNANELLWAVVAAFTK